One window of the Pedobacter ginsengisoli genome contains the following:
- a CDS encoding methylmalonyl-CoA mutase family protein yields MEQIEIYKPKHKIRFVTAAALFDGHDATINIMRRILQSSGAEVIHLGHNRSVEEVVNCAIQEDVQGIAMTSYQGGHIEYFKYMYDLLQERGASHVKIFGGGGGVILPSEIAELQAYGITRIYSPDDGRKMGLQGMINNMLEQTDFITTKSLNGELKTIPKKDIKSIAAAITVAENDPDAAQSFVNELKKLTINNDAPVLGITGTGGSGKSSLVDELVRRFLIEVKDKTLAIISVDPSKRKTGGALLGDRIRMNAINNPRIYMRSLATRQANLALSKNVQESIDICKAAGYDLIIVETSGIGQSDTEITEHCDISLYVMTPEFGAATQLEKIDMLDFADLVAINKFDKRGALDALRDVRKQYKRNHNLFNADDDSIPVYGTMASQFNDPGMNNLFTALMQKIKEKTGTDFKAQMELIGGQSEKIYIIPPDRIRYLAEIAESSQTYNEWVNKQTTIARKLYQLQGVIHLSTDEQLTTTLKELYQQLEEQLDGECKKLLREWPETKAKYQQEFFVYKVRDKEIKQPLFYESLSKLRIPKVSLPRYKDWGDILNWLLTENVPGEFPYAAGVFPLKREGEDPTRMFAGEGGPERTNKRFHYVSLGQPAHRLSTAFDSVTLYGEDPHIRPDIYGKIGNSGVSIATLDDAKKLYSGFDLCASSTSVSMTINGPAPILLAFFMNAAIDQQCEKYIIQNGLQEEIESKINSIYKNKGQARPTYNGSLPEGNDGLGLMLLGVTGDQVLPLDVYAKIKSHAISTVRGTVQADILKEDQAQNTCIFSTEFALRMMGDIQNYFITEKVRNFYSVSISGYHIAEAGANPISQLAFTLSNGFTFVEYYLSRGMNIDDFAPNLSFFFSNGIDPEYSVIGRVARRIWAKAIRNKYKGNDRSQKLKYHIQTSGRSLHAQEIDFNDIRTTLQALYAIYDNCNSLHTNAYDEAITTPTEESVRRAMAIQLIINRELGLAKNENPLQGAFIIEDLTDLVEEAVLLEFKRINDRGGVLGAMETMYQRGKIQEESLYYETLKHTGEYPIVGVNTFLNKNGSPTIIPGEVIRATEEEKQYQIGALKAFQDRNLNLSKSALKKLQKTAVAGENIFNELMEVSKICSLGQISNSLYEVGGQYRRNM; encoded by the coding sequence ATGGAACAAATTGAAATCTATAAGCCCAAACACAAAATCCGTTTTGTAACTGCAGCTGCGTTATTTGATGGCCATGATGCTACAATTAATATCATGAGGAGGATTCTTCAATCCTCGGGGGCAGAGGTCATACATTTGGGACATAACCGCTCAGTTGAAGAAGTGGTAAACTGTGCTATACAGGAAGATGTTCAAGGCATTGCAATGACTTCTTATCAAGGTGGCCATATTGAATATTTTAAATACATGTATGATTTGCTGCAGGAACGCGGTGCATCTCATGTCAAAATATTTGGCGGAGGCGGCGGGGTAATCCTGCCCTCAGAAATTGCCGAATTACAGGCTTACGGTATTACAAGGATATATTCTCCTGATGATGGCCGTAAAATGGGCTTACAGGGCATGATCAATAATATGCTTGAGCAGACCGACTTTATCACTACAAAATCGTTAAATGGGGAGTTAAAAACTATCCCTAAAAAAGATATCAAAAGTATTGCAGCTGCAATTACAGTGGCAGAAAATGACCCTGATGCTGCTCAATCTTTTGTAAATGAGTTAAAAAAACTAACCATCAATAACGATGCTCCTGTTTTGGGCATTACAGGAACAGGAGGATCGGGCAAATCATCTTTAGTTGATGAACTGGTAAGAAGATTTTTAATAGAAGTAAAAGATAAAACACTTGCAATTATCTCTGTTGATCCATCCAAACGCAAAACCGGAGGTGCTTTACTTGGAGACAGGATCAGGATGAATGCAATTAATAATCCCAGAATATACATGCGTTCACTGGCTACAAGGCAAGCCAACTTAGCACTTTCAAAAAATGTTCAGGAAAGTATTGATATCTGTAAAGCTGCAGGTTACGATCTCATTATAGTTGAGACTTCTGGTATTGGACAATCTGATACGGAAATAACCGAACACTGCGACATTTCGTTGTATGTGATGACCCCTGAATTCGGGGCGGCCACACAATTGGAAAAAATTGATATGCTAGATTTTGCAGACCTTGTTGCAATAAATAAATTTGATAAACGCGGTGCGCTGGATGCTTTACGTGATGTGAGGAAACAATACAAACGTAATCACAATCTGTTCAACGCTGATGACGATAGTATTCCTGTTTATGGAACTATGGCCTCCCAGTTTAATGATCCGGGCATGAACAACCTCTTTACTGCCTTAATGCAAAAAATAAAAGAGAAAACTGGTACCGATTTTAAAGCCCAAATGGAACTTATAGGTGGACAATCTGAAAAGATTTATATTATACCGCCTGATAGGATAAGATATCTCGCAGAAATAGCTGAATCCAGTCAAACCTATAATGAATGGGTAAATAAGCAAACCACAATAGCCAGAAAACTATATCAGTTACAAGGTGTGATTCATCTTTCAACTGACGAGCAGCTAACCACTACCTTAAAAGAATTGTATCAACAGCTGGAAGAGCAGCTGGATGGAGAGTGCAAAAAACTATTACGGGAATGGCCAGAAACAAAAGCTAAATACCAACAAGAGTTCTTTGTATACAAAGTAAGGGATAAAGAAATTAAACAGCCACTCTTTTATGAGTCACTGTCTAAATTACGAATACCAAAGGTATCTCTGCCGCGCTATAAGGATTGGGGCGATATTTTAAATTGGTTACTAACAGAGAATGTACCAGGTGAATTTCCTTATGCTGCAGGAGTTTTCCCACTAAAACGCGAGGGAGAAGATCCAACCCGTATGTTTGCAGGAGAAGGCGGACCAGAACGGACAAATAAAAGATTTCATTATGTATCGTTAGGTCAGCCAGCACATCGCCTGTCTACAGCTTTTGATTCTGTAACACTTTACGGAGAAGACCCACATATACGTCCAGATATTTATGGCAAAATAGGTAACTCTGGTGTAAGCATAGCAACCCTTGATGATGCTAAAAAGTTATACTCTGGCTTTGATCTCTGCGCTTCATCAACTTCCGTATCTATGACAATTAATGGGCCTGCACCTATTTTGCTAGCCTTTTTTATGAATGCTGCTATAGACCAGCAATGCGAGAAATACATAATTCAAAACGGCTTACAGGAAGAAATAGAAAGTAAAATTAATTCTATATATAAGAATAAAGGCCAGGCCAGACCAACATATAATGGTTCCTTACCAGAAGGAAATGATGGTCTCGGCCTAATGCTACTGGGAGTAACCGGTGATCAGGTATTACCCTTAGATGTATATGCTAAGATCAAATCCCATGCAATAAGTACGGTACGTGGTACCGTTCAGGCAGATATTCTTAAAGAAGACCAGGCACAAAATACCTGCATTTTCTCTACTGAATTTGCATTAAGAATGATGGGCGATATTCAGAACTATTTCATTACTGAAAAAGTACGCAACTTCTATTCTGTATCAATTTCCGGGTATCACATTGCCGAGGCAGGTGCCAATCCCATATCACAGCTTGCCTTTACATTAAGTAACGGCTTTACTTTTGTTGAGTATTACCTTAGTAGGGGAATGAACATCGATGATTTTGCACCTAATCTATCCTTCTTCTTCTCTAACGGCATAGACCCTGAATATTCAGTTATTGGGAGGGTAGCAAGACGTATATGGGCAAAAGCTATTAGAAATAAGTATAAAGGTAATGACAGATCTCAAAAGCTGAAGTATCATATCCAAACTTCTGGTCGTTCATTACATGCCCAGGAGATCGATTTTAATGATATACGTACAACCCTGCAGGCATTATACGCAATATATGATAATTGTAATTCACTTCATACAAATGCTTATGATGAGGCTATAACCACCCCAACAGAAGAATCTGTACGCAGAGCCATGGCTATTCAGCTTATCATCAACAGAGAGCTTGGATTAGCTAAAAATGAAAATCCACTACAAGGAGCTTTTATTATCGAAGATCTGACTGATCTTGTTGAAGAAGCGGTATTGTTAGAGTTTAAGCGGATTAATGACAGAGGAGGAGTTTTAGGAGCTATGGAAACTATGTATCAACGTGGTAAAATACAGGAAGAAAGCTTATATTATGAAACCTTAAAACATACCGGCGAATATCCTATTGTAGGTGTAAATACCTTTTTAAATAAAAATGGTTCACCTACTATAATCCCAGGAGAAGTAATTAGGGCAACCGAAGAAGAAAAACAATATCAAATTGGAGCACTTAAGGCCTTTCAAGACAGAAATTTAAACCTGTCAAAATCAGCACTTAAAAAGCTTCAAAAAACGGCTGTTGCCGGGGAGAATATATTTAATGAACTTATGGAAGTCAGTAAAATATGTTCTTTAGGACAAATTTCTAACTCCCTTTATGAAGTTGGTGGGCAATACAGAAGAAATATGTAA
- the pafA gene encoding alkaline phosphatase PafA — MKKRILLLFTAMALFCTGSIAQKKTLTAKRAPSTTLNRPKLVVGLVVDQMRWDYLYRYYNRYSNGGFKRMVNEGFSAENTFIPYTPTYTACGHSSIYTGSVPAINGIIGNDWYDPQLKRSVYCAEDTTVKTVGSDTRAGLMSPKNLLTTTITDELRLATNFKSKVIGISLKDRGSILPAGHSANAAYWFDGGTGDWITSTHYMTKLPTWVSDYNKLKMADKYFEKNWNTLYPIETYDQSTADNKDYEGKSRGEQTPTFPHPFKLYTGKNYDMIKSSPYGNTMTLDLAKLAIDSEHLGQSGSTDFLAVSCSATDYVGHQYGPNSIEAEDTYLRLDQDLEQFFNYLDTKIGKGNYLVFLSADHGAAHVPGFMTENKLPGGLFNDSPVIKSLNTTIEEKFKVKKAIVTSANSQFYFNHQAIKDANADFDAIKALAIETLKQQDGIMDAVDVTKVASSTLPEPIKKAITNGYNALRSGDIYYILKSNYFEGGKTGTTHGAWFPYDSHIPCVFMGWNVKPGKTNKTHYMTDIAATLAAMLRIQMPSGCIGEPITELTHQ, encoded by the coding sequence ATGAAGAAAAGAATTCTCCTTTTATTTACCGCTATGGCCCTCTTCTGCACTGGGTCAATAGCTCAAAAAAAGACACTTACCGCAAAAAGAGCACCTTCTACAACACTAAACAGGCCAAAATTAGTTGTCGGATTAGTTGTAGATCAAATGAGATGGGATTATCTATACCGTTACTATAACAGATATTCAAATGGCGGATTTAAGCGTATGGTAAATGAAGGATTTTCTGCTGAAAACACGTTCATTCCCTACACTCCCACATATACAGCATGCGGACATTCAAGTATTTATACCGGGTCAGTTCCTGCTATAAATGGTATAATCGGAAATGACTGGTACGATCCTCAATTAAAACGTAGCGTGTATTGTGCTGAAGATACAACAGTGAAAACTGTAGGCAGTGATACCAGGGCCGGATTAATGTCTCCAAAAAATCTACTTACCACAACCATTACTGATGAGCTTCGCTTAGCTACAAATTTTAAGAGTAAGGTAATAGGTATATCATTAAAAGACCGTGGATCAATTTTGCCTGCAGGCCACTCGGCCAATGCTGCATATTGGTTTGACGGCGGAACAGGTGACTGGATTACAAGTACTCATTATATGACAAAATTGCCAACATGGGTATCAGATTACAACAAGTTGAAAATGGCCGATAAGTATTTTGAAAAAAACTGGAATACATTATATCCAATAGAAACTTATGACCAAAGTACAGCCGACAACAAAGATTATGAAGGAAAATCCAGAGGAGAGCAAACACCAACCTTCCCACATCCTTTTAAATTGTATACAGGAAAGAACTATGACATGATAAAGAGTTCTCCTTATGGCAACACAATGACTTTAGATTTAGCTAAACTGGCTATTGATTCTGAACATCTTGGCCAAAGCGGTTCAACCGACTTCCTGGCCGTTAGTTGTTCAGCAACTGATTATGTTGGTCATCAATACGGTCCAAATTCCATAGAGGCTGAGGATACATACCTTAGATTAGATCAAGATCTGGAACAATTTTTTAATTATCTGGATACTAAAATCGGAAAAGGAAATTATCTTGTTTTCTTATCTGCCGATCATGGTGCTGCACATGTTCCTGGCTTTATGACAGAAAATAAACTTCCCGGAGGATTATTCAATGACTCTCCAGTTATAAAGAGCCTAAACACTACAATTGAAGAAAAATTCAAAGTCAAAAAAGCTATTGTCACTTCTGCAAACAGCCAGTTTTATTTTAATCATCAGGCAATTAAAGATGCAAATGCTGATTTTGATGCAATAAAAGCTCTGGCAATTGAAACATTGAAACAACAAGATGGTATTATGGATGCTGTAGATGTTACCAAAGTAGCCAGCTCAACCCTACCTGAACCTATAAAGAAAGCCATTACTAATGGATACAATGCACTTAGAAGCGGCGATATCTATTATATTCTGAAATCAAACTATTTCGAGGGAGGCAAAACGGGAACAACTCACGGTGCCTGGTTCCCATATGATTCGCACATACCGTGTGTATTTATGGGATGGAATGTAAAACCCGGAAAAACCAATAAAACGCATTACATGACAGATATAGCAGCTACCTTAGCTGCAATGCTCCGTATTCAGATGCCTAGTGGCTGTATAGGAGAACCAATAACTGAGTTAACACACCAATAA
- a CDS encoding bifunctional folylpolyglutamate synthase/dihydrofolate synthase, translated as MNYEQTIDYLYRKLPMFTRVGAVAFKKDLHNTVAMCERLDNPQNKFKTIHIGGTNGKGSTSHMIAAIFQQAGYKTGLYTSPHLKDFRERIRVNGEMVSKDFVINFVEQQQGIIEEISPSFFEVTVAMAFSYFYEQNVDIAIIEVGLGGRLDSTNIITPELSVITNISLDHTNILGNTLKEIAGEKAGIIKPGIPVVIGESHPETDPVFIQKAKETQSSILFADQQLQISKSTKEGEFLNVSVSKNGSNLFENILLDLTGTYQLKNILTVIQAVETLKTLGFKIHNDALYSALKNVKDLTGLMGRWQILSKNPLIVSDTGHNIAGITEVVQNINTTPHNKLHVVIGMVKDKDINGVLNLLPPTALYYFCQPQLERALSAQELATEAEKHGLKGSVFTTVELAINAAKENANADDLIYIGGSTFVVAEIP; from the coding sequence ATGAATTACGAACAAACTATTGATTATCTGTACCGCAAGCTACCAATGTTTACCAGAGTTGGTGCGGTTGCCTTTAAAAAGGATTTACACAATACCGTTGCTATGTGCGAAAGGTTAGATAATCCGCAAAATAAATTTAAGACAATACATATTGGCGGCACAAATGGGAAAGGTTCAACCTCTCACATGATTGCCGCCATTTTTCAACAAGCCGGTTATAAAACCGGATTATATACCTCCCCCCATTTAAAGGATTTCAGAGAGCGCATCAGAGTTAACGGAGAAATGGTTTCTAAAGATTTTGTGATAAACTTTGTTGAGCAACAACAAGGAATTATTGAAGAAATCAGTCCTTCTTTTTTTGAAGTAACCGTTGCAATGGCATTCTCATATTTCTACGAACAGAATGTTGATATTGCTATAATAGAAGTCGGTTTAGGTGGCCGGTTAGACTCAACAAATATCATAACACCCGAGTTATCTGTAATTACCAACATAAGTCTTGACCATACCAATATTCTTGGCAATACATTAAAAGAAATTGCAGGAGAAAAAGCTGGAATTATAAAACCCGGTATTCCTGTTGTTATTGGCGAGAGTCACCCCGAAACTGATCCGGTGTTTATTCAAAAAGCAAAGGAAACTCAAAGTTCAATTCTCTTTGCCGATCAGCAATTGCAGATTAGCAAATCTACTAAGGAAGGTGAATTTTTAAATGTTTCTGTTTCCAAAAATGGGAGCAACCTATTTGAAAACATCCTGCTAGATCTTACAGGAACCTATCAATTAAAAAATATTTTAACTGTTATACAGGCAGTAGAAACCTTAAAAACATTAGGCTTTAAAATTCATAATGATGCACTTTATTCAGCCCTAAAGAATGTAAAGGATTTAACAGGTTTAATGGGCCGCTGGCAAATACTAAGTAAAAATCCTTTAATAGTTTCTGATACCGGACATAATATTGCGGGCATAACAGAAGTAGTACAAAATATTAACACTACACCACACAACAAACTTCACGTTGTAATCGGCATGGTAAAGGATAAAGACATTAATGGAGTTTTAAATCTTCTTCCTCCTACAGCCTTGTATTATTTCTGTCAGCCACAACTTGAAAGAGCACTTTCTGCTCAGGAACTTGCAACTGAAGCAGAAAAACATGGCTTAAAAGGTTCCGTCTTCACCACTGTTGAACTTGCAATAAATGCCGCCAAAGAAAATGCAAATGCCGACGATCTTATTTATATAGGTGGAAGCACTTTTGTAGTTGCAGAAATACCATAA
- a CDS encoding energy transducer TonB — MTTYPKEENNYPKALAISTGIMAALLALSFFIVIGSFEPEDAGMGGMVVNYGTSVTGMGSDYTSIEEPSADPNANNRQPDKVTPTEVTKETPTPQVSEKEIITQNSEEAVAVKSKETKKEATPTATNAETKPSKPVVNQNALYKGKSSKGTGGGDGTGDTPGNQGSKNGDPLANNYGEGGSGFGETPIALRKFTNLVTPQDDGQKTGKIAVRIKINKAGLVIDATPGVKGTTLNDRELWQKCKEALMGARLAPSETAPDIQIGVVVFNFKVK; from the coding sequence ATGACAACTTATCCTAAAGAAGAAAACAATTATCCTAAGGCACTGGCAATATCTACCGGTATCATGGCTGCATTGCTTGCTTTAAGCTTCTTTATTGTTATTGGGAGCTTCGAGCCGGAAGATGCAGGTATGGGAGGAATGGTGGTTAACTACGGAACTTCTGTAACAGGTATGGGTTCAGATTATACCAGTATTGAAGAGCCATCTGCAGATCCTAACGCAAATAATCGTCAACCTGATAAAGTAACACCAACAGAAGTAACCAAAGAGACTCCAACTCCCCAGGTAAGTGAAAAAGAAATCATTACTCAAAACTCTGAGGAAGCTGTAGCTGTAAAAAGCAAGGAAACAAAAAAAGAAGCGACCCCTACTGCAACTAATGCAGAAACGAAACCTTCAAAACCGGTTGTAAACCAAAATGCCCTGTACAAAGGAAAATCCAGTAAAGGAACCGGCGGGGGTGATGGAACCGGTGATACACCAGGAAATCAAGGAAGCAAAAACGGAGATCCTCTGGCCAATAATTATGGTGAAGGTGGCTCTGGCTTTGGCGAAACCCCTATTGCCTTAAGAAAGTTTACAAATCTGGTTACGCCTCAGGATGATGGGCAGAAAACAGGTAAAATTGCCGTACGTATAAAAATAAACAAAGCTGGTCTTGTTATAGACGCTACTCCCGGAGTTAAGGGAACTACCCTGAACGACAGAGAATTATGGCAGAAATGCAAGGAAGCTTTAATGGGTGCCCGTTTAGCTCCCTCAGAAACAGCTCCTGATATTCAAATTGGTGTAGTTGTTTTCAATTTTAAAGTTAAATAA
- a CDS encoding ExbD/TolR family protein, which translates to MNLRKRNKGTVEVHTSALNDIMFFLLLFFLLASAVVNPQVVKLLLPRSESGQQSNAQKTVTVSIDDKSNYFIDKKPTTIENLQTAIETYQKTSPDLTIVLYAERGVAIENVMLVYDVANKLKLKVVLAVEPKK; encoded by the coding sequence ATGAATTTACGCAAAAGAAATAAAGGAACTGTAGAGGTACATACCTCTGCATTGAACGATATCATGTTCTTCCTGCTTTTGTTTTTTCTATTGGCATCAGCTGTAGTTAATCCACAGGTAGTGAAGTTATTATTACCCCGTTCAGAGTCTGGGCAACAATCTAATGCCCAAAAAACCGTTACTGTATCTATAGATGATAAATCAAATTATTTTATAGACAAGAAGCCAACTACGATTGAAAATCTTCAAACTGCAATAGAAACTTATCAAAAGACATCACCAGATCTAACTATTGTACTTTACGCTGAAAGAGGTGTTGCCATTGAAAATGTAATGCTTGTTTATGATGTGGCTAATAAGTTAAAACTAAAAGTTGTACTGGCTGTAGAACCTAAGAAATAA
- a CDS encoding MotA/TolQ/ExbB proton channel family protein, whose translation MIVLLQGATDTANKIIDSANNLNQAITTAPPELHFIDLLFKGGWVMIPLAFLAFLGLVIFVERYLTIRKASKTESNLMLQIKQYIHDGRLENAITLCRNNNSPLARMLEKGLKRIGRPIKDIEAAIENNGKLEVSKLEKNIGILGIIAGIAPMLGFVGTIIGVITIFHDVSIKGAIEIGTISGGLYTKMITSATGLIIGIIAYVLYHILNMMVERIILRMETDAIEFIDLLEEPGK comes from the coding sequence ATGATCGTTTTACTACAAGGTGCAACAGATACCGCTAACAAGATTATTGATTCTGCTAATAACTTAAACCAAGCCATTACAACTGCCCCACCAGAACTTCACTTTATCGACCTTCTTTTTAAAGGCGGCTGGGTAATGATTCCTTTAGCATTTTTGGCATTCCTTGGATTAGTAATCTTTGTTGAAAGATACCTGACGATAAGAAAAGCTTCTAAAACTGAATCGAATCTGATGCTTCAGATTAAACAATACATTCATGATGGAAGGCTGGAAAACGCAATAACTTTATGTCGCAATAACAATTCTCCTTTGGCCAGAATGCTTGAAAAAGGACTAAAACGTATTGGTAGACCAATAAAAGACATTGAAGCTGCTATTGAAAACAATGGAAAATTAGAAGTATCTAAATTAGAGAAAAACATAGGCATATTAGGTATTATTGCAGGTATTGCACCCATGCTTGGTTTCGTTGGAACAATTATCGGGGTAATTACTATTTTCCACGATGTATCTATTAAAGGAGCAATCGAAATCGGTACAATATCTGGTGGTCTTTATACCAAAATGATTACATCAGCAACAGGACTTATCATAGGTATTATTGCATATGTACTTTATCATATTTTAAATATGATGGTTGAGCGCATAATTTTAAGAATGGAAACTGACGCTATTGAATTTATTGATCTATTAGAGGAGCCAGGAAAATAA
- a CDS encoding HU-CCDC81 and SPOR domain-containing protein has translation MDILSYLTELIKTRKEVGISGLGTFYKKKSPGRYDVETHSFLPPSYTLAFMEELREQQSLITYISKKRSISTEAATYYIDQFAEGTLKQLAETQRADFGEMGILTGTPGSLTFNPKDELSFGFDFYGLPPLKEEPISEIETADEAVIQQPPSFEQEPIITEEQRNLEDNNADLSDGSEEIEVIVHSHEEKPVLDEQPVYDEISEVKVVQKPAASVSIETAEGLTDSSDLSEEVVTPKATNTPFFNTPSPLDTRIAEPIITEEESQGLPFYLKTIIAFAIIVIVGLAAYFIKPELFNGVLNKSENTVQDNILPDNSDTIQNNDKIRTDSIAEADSLRISNEKAIQTADSIKKDSIATTPTTAKTIAPVTAATGSETVTWEVIGASVINQKEADKFIAQMKAIGITAKIIPTMPGKRRLKISIATFKDEESAKEGRKLLVTKLKDPGIYIHQNKHTHKPQ, from the coding sequence ATGGATATCTTATCATACCTTACTGAACTTATAAAAACCCGTAAAGAAGTGGGAATTTCCGGACTGGGTACTTTTTATAAAAAGAAGTCGCCAGGAAGGTACGATGTTGAAACACACTCATTTCTGCCTCCAAGTTATACTTTGGCTTTTATGGAAGAGCTTAGAGAACAACAATCTCTTATCACTTACATAAGTAAAAAAAGAAGTATATCAACAGAAGCTGCAACTTATTATATTGATCAGTTTGCAGAAGGGACACTAAAACAACTGGCTGAAACGCAGCGTGCTGATTTTGGAGAAATGGGTATACTAACTGGTACACCTGGAAGCCTGACCTTTAACCCTAAAGACGAGTTAAGCTTTGGGTTCGACTTTTATGGCTTGCCTCCTTTAAAAGAGGAACCCATATCTGAAATTGAAACAGCAGATGAGGCCGTTATCCAACAACCACCTTCTTTTGAACAGGAACCTATAATTACTGAAGAGCAACGCAACCTTGAAGATAACAATGCCGATTTAAGTGATGGGTCAGAAGAGATAGAGGTTATTGTTCATTCTCATGAAGAGAAACCTGTGCTTGATGAACAACCTGTTTACGATGAAATATCAGAAGTTAAAGTTGTTCAAAAACCTGCTGCCTCAGTTTCAATTGAAACCGCAGAAGGCTTAACTGATAGTTCGGATTTATCTGAAGAGGTAGTAACACCAAAGGCAACAAATACTCCTTTCTTTAATACCCCTAGCCCTTTAGACACAAGAATAGCTGAACCCATAATTACTGAAGAAGAAAGTCAGGGACTTCCTTTCTATTTAAAAACTATTATAGCTTTTGCAATAATAGTAATTGTGGGTTTGGCAGCATATTTTATAAAACCTGAATTATTCAATGGTGTTCTAAATAAATCTGAGAATACAGTTCAGGATAATATTCTTCCTGATAATTCCGACACGATTCAAAATAATGATAAAATCAGGACTGATTCAATTGCCGAAGCAGATAGTTTAAGAATAAGTAATGAAAAAGCTATACAAACAGCCGATTCTATAAAGAAAGACAGTATAGCAACTACTCCTACTACTGCAAAAACTATTGCCCCTGTTACTGCAGCCACTGGCTCCGAAACAGTTACCTGGGAGGTTATTGGTGCTTCAGTAATTAATCAGAAAGAAGCAGACAAATTCATTGCTCAAATGAAAGCAATAGGCATAACCGCAAAAATTATCCCAACAATGCCAGGTAAGAGAAGACTAAAAATCAGCATTGCTACATTTAAAGATGAAGAAAGTGCAAAAGAAGGTCGGAAGTTACTAGTTACAAAATTAAAAGATCCGGGAATTTATATACATCAAAATAAACACACACACAAACCACAATAA